The genomic window GGCGGATAATAGCTGGTATACAAATTCACCTGTTCTTAAAAACCGCAATTATGAGGATTACATAGTCAAAGAGTTAATTCCCTATGTTGAGAAGAAATATCGCGTTATTTCAACCAAGCATGGAAGGGCAATTGCTGGTTTATCAATGGGTGGTTTCGGGGCTATAAAAATCGCATTAAAGTATCCAAATATGTTTCAATTTGCTGGATCCTTTAGCGGTGCTTTCAACTGGGCTGAACTACTCAACAGAGATGGGGGACAGTTAAGTCAAAGTTTAAAAGACGCATTTGGAGCGAAAAAAAGTGAACACTGGGATAAAAACGATGTATTTGCTCTTTCAGATAGCGTCAAACATTTGGAGTTGCCATATTTTTATATATCATGTGGGAAAGATGATCGGGTAGAAGGGCTTCTTGAATCAAATAGAAAGCTTATTGAAAAGTTTCAGCGAAACGGAATGGTTTATGAATACCATGAACTGCCAGGTGGTCATAGTTGGATTTTTTGGGATAGAGAAATAAAAAATTTTCTTAAAGTTTTATCCGAAAAATGGTAAGAAAGGGAAAAACAATTCTAAAGTTACCACGAAAGGCTAAAACAATTGAATCTGATGTTGTCGTAGTTGGTGGAGGTTTAAGTGGAATTGCAACCGCGATAACTTGCGCAAGTAAAGGATTGAGAACATTTTTAATTGAAAAATATGGATTTCTTGGTGGACTTACTACAAATGCTTTTGCCTTCCCATTGCGTGTTTTCAATGTTCAAAAAAATTTCATGGAGCTTTTTACAGAAGGGGATTCAGATGTTGTAAAATATCCCATCTTTTCAACTTTGATAAGGTATCTTTTGAAAAATAAAGCGATACCTGATCATCCGTACTCAGATCCACTGCAAATTTCAGGAACGATAATACCGTTTGATTTTGAAAGATTTAAATTTACAATGCTTGAGGTTTTGCTTGATTTTAAAGTAAATCTGCTTCTTCATGCTTTATTTATAAAGCCGAGGTTAAAAGGAGATACTCTTACATCCGTTTTTGTCCTTGGGAAAGAAGGGTTAATTGAAGTCAAAAGTAAGTATTTTGTAGATGCCACCGGAAATTGTGAGGTGTTCAAAGCGATAGATGAAAGCTTGGTTAGGAGAGTTGGTTCTATTCCAAGGTATAATTTTATCATAAGTGGCTGTGATTTTAGTAAAGTTGATGATAGAATTGTTTGTCAATCCGTTAAGATAGATGATTTTTCAGATGATAGATATCATGCTTATGTTGTTGATGGAGATGGAATTAAGTGTGCGATTTATGAGCTGCTGATAGAAAATCACGCTCTC from Candidatus Kryptonium sp. includes these protein-coding regions:
- a CDS encoding esterase family protein; the protein is MRKLKLSKIFEIACFIIFLLIENLPAQMKVTIILDSLYSQSVAGYKKFNVLLPKDYNINEERYKVIFLLHGYSGNHNDWINKTSLVRYLENYSFIVVTPEADNSWYTNSPVLKNRNYEDYIVKELIPYVEKKYRVISTKHGRAIAGLSMGGFGAIKIALKYPNMFQFAGSFSGAFNWAELLNRDGGQLSQSLKDAFGAKKSEHWDKNDVFALSDSVKHLELPYFYISCGKDDRVEGLLESNRKLIEKFQRNGMVYEYHELPGGHSWIFWDREIKNFLKVLSEKW
- a CDS encoding FAD-dependent oxidoreductase codes for the protein MVRKGKTILKLPRKAKTIESDVVVVGGGLSGIATAITCASKGLRTFLIEKYGFLGGLTTNAFAFPLRVFNVQKNFMELFTEGDSDVVKYPIFSTLIRYLLKNKAIPDHPYSDPLQISGTIIPFDFERFKFTMLEVLLDFKVNLLLHALFIKPRLKGDTLTSVFVLGKEGLIEVKSKYFVDATGNCEVFKAIDESLVRRVGSIPRYNFIISGCDFSKVDDRIVCQSVKIDDFSDDRYHAYVVDGDGIKCAIYELLIENHALVFGFGEGEVDPDDVLSISAVEENLQLKVYDFIEYLRQFKPFENIRISMFPAQIYFTESHKIKGLYTLVSEDVFNGKSFNDEIAVLKTSVIAEKMFPCVLAPDRKFDKLNVRIPFSSFLTEIKNLVAVGRNVDVSEELKFILYSFPFVVKTSESIGNLISFAHGNNIGLNKIRDKID